TAGGCGGCATACAGCGCGGCGCAGGCCAGCGCGGTCAGGATGAACCAGGTCAGCAGGGCCCCGATGGCGCGCAAGGGGCTCCCGCCTTCCGCGTCCATGCCAAGCCCATGGCAAAGGCGCGCCAGGACATAGGCCAGCGCGCCGATCCACAGCCACAACGACGCGCCCAGCGCCATTTCGATGAGGGCGGACAGGATCAGCACCATGGGCGTATATTCGATGAAATTGGCGTGGGCGCGCATCCGCCGGGCGAGCAGCGCATTGCCGCCATCGCCGTGCAGCGCCGCCTTGTCGGCCATCCGGATTCGCACGCAGCGGCTCGCCAGCCACAGGTTGATGAGCGCGCAGGCCGCGGCCAGCGTCAATGTGATCGGAAGCAGCATGAAGTCCTATCCCCAGCCATGATGGAGACGGCAGCATAGGATACGCGCCGTATGCGGCAAGGAAGGACTTGCACCCCGGCCAAAAACCGGTATAGGCGCAGGGCTTCGCGATCACCCGGGCCGCATGGGTCTGCGGCGCCTGTGGCGTCCGCATCCATCGGATGTCGGCCAGTCGCACAACCAGATTTTTATTTACGGAATAAGGTGCCGACATGGCTGTCCCCAAGAGGAAAACGTCTCCCTCCCGCCGCGGCATGCGCCGCAGCCACGATTCGCTGCGCGTCGAAGCGTTCCAGGAATGCTCGAACTGCGGCGAACTGAAGCGTCCGCACAATCTGTGCGACGCCTGCGGCCATTATAATGGCCGTGAAATCGTTGCCGTCGGAGCCTGACGACATCCTTTCCGCCCAAAAGGTGATCTGACTTGTCCAGCCAACCGCGAATCGCAATCGACGCGATGGGCGGGGATGAAGGCGTGCGCGTGATGATGGCGGGCGTGGCTCTGGCCCGCCGCCGTCATGACGGCCTGCGCTTCCTCCTGTTCGGCGATGAGACGCGGATCAAGGCGGCGCTCGACCATCATCCCAATCTGCGCGCGGCTTCCGAAGTCGTCCATAGCGATTCGGTGGTCGACGGCAGCGAAAAGCCCAGCACCGCGATTCGCAAGAAGGGCAGTTCGATGAGCATGGCGATCGCCGCCGTGAAGTCGGGCGACGCCGGGGCGGCGGTATCGGCGGGCAACACCGGCGCGCTGATGGCGATGGCGAAACTCGCGCTGCGCACCATGCCCGGCATCGACCGGCCCGCGCTCGCCGCCATGTTGCCGACGCTGGGCGATAACGACGTGGTCATGCTGGACCTTGGCGCGAACACGGAATGCGACGCGCGCAACCTCGTCCAGTTCGCGGTGATGGGCGCGGCCTATGCCCGCATCGCCTGCGACCTTGAACGGCCCCGCGTCCGCCTGCTCAATATCGGCACGGAAGAGCTCAAGGGCACGGATGAAATCCGCGACGCCGCCGCGATCCTGCGCGCCGCCGATGCGCTGCCCCTGTCCTTCGAGGGTTTTACCGAGGGCGACAAGATCGGCCGCGGCGACGTGGACGTGATCGCGTGCGACGGCTTTTCGGGCAATGTCGCGCTCAAGACGGCGGAGGGCACCGCCCGCTTCGTCACCGACCTGCTGCGCAAGGCGTTCACCAGTTCGCTGCGGTCCAAGATCGGCTTCCTGATCTCCAAGCCCGCCATGCATCTGCTGAAGCATCATCTCGACCCCAACAACCATAATGGCGCGGTCTTTCTGGGCCTCAACGGCGTCGTCGTGAAAAGCCATGGCAGCGCCAACGACAAGGGCGTGGCCAACGCCGTCCATGTCGCCGCGCGCCTGCTGGAGGAAGACATCACCCGGCGCATCGCCGCCGACATGGCGGGGGTCGCGGCCCTGTTCAACGTCGCATCCAAGCAGGAGTTGCCGGTCAAGTGATCCGCCGTTCGATATTATTGGGCACGGGCTCTGCCCTTCCGGCGCGCAAGGTCACCAACGCGGAACTGGCGCAGACCGTCGACACCAGCGACGAATGGATCGTGGAGCGCACCGGCATCCGCGCGCGCTATATCGCGGGGGAGGGGGAGACCACCGTATCCCTGGCGACCGACGCGGCCCGCGCCGCCCTGGACGCCGCCGGGCTGGCGCCGCGGGACATCGACCTCGTCATCCTCGCGACCGCCACCCCGGACCAGACCTTCCCGGCCAGCGCCACGCTGGTGCAGGCCGCGCTGGGCATCGACGATTGCGTCGCCTTCGACGTCGCGGCGGTCTGTTCGGGCTTCCTCTATGCCCTGACCGTGGCCGACAGCATGATCCGCTCCGGCGCGGCGCGGCGCGCCCTGGTGATCGGATCGGAAACCTTCAGCCGCATCCTCGACTGGGAGGACCGCACCACCTGCGTCCTGTTCGGCGACGGTGCCGGCGCGGTCGTGCTGGGCGCGGAGGAAAGCGAGAGCGGCGCGCGCGGCATCCTCGCCTCGAAACTCCATGCCGACGGACGCCACAACCAGCTTCTCTATGTGGACGGCGGGCCTTCCACCACGCAGACCGTCGGCAAGCTGCGGATGAGGGGGCAGGAAGTGTTCCGCCATGCCGTCGTCAACCTGGCATCCGTCCTGACCGAAGTGCTGGCGCTGGCGGATTTGACCCCCGCCGACATCGATTGGCTGGTCCCGCATCAGGCCAATGCCCGGATTCTCGACGCGACCGCGCGCAAGCTGAAACTGTCGCCGGACAAGGTCATCATGACGGTGGACCGGCATGCCAACACCTCCGCCGCGTCGGTGCCGCTGGCGCTTGACCTCGCGATGCGCGACGGGCGGATCGGGGCGGGCGATCTGCTGGTTCTCGAAGCCATGGGCGGCGGGTTTACCTGGGGCGCCTGCGCCTTGCGCCTGTAAAGCTTTTTTGCCGCTGTAAAGTGCAGTTTTGAAACATTTTCCTACCCCTATGCCACCTTGCGGAAACCATATTTTTCCGGCACATTCCCGATCGGGGCATTAATCGGGGACAGTATATGGCAGGCAATGGAACCTTGACGCGCGCGGACCTTGCGGAAAGCGTCAATCGTCACATTGGCCTTTCGCGCGCGGAAGCGGCGGCGCTCGTCGAATCCATCCTCGAACATATGGCAAGCGCCTTGGAACGCGGGGAGAATGTGAAGATCTCCAGTTTCGGTACCTTCGTCCTGCGCGACAAGAATCAGCGCATGGGCCGCAATCCCAAGACCGGCGTGGAAGTGCCGATCGAGCCGCGCCGGGTGCTGACCTTCCGCGCCAGCCAGGCGATGCGGGACCGGGTCGCGAACGCCGGAGCGGCCTGATCGTCCCTTTTTCGCGCATATCAGTGCTTTACCATGGTTGACCTTGGCTTAACTATGGGTGCAACATCCCGGCCATGGAAAAGGCAGAGGGCGCGTTTCTGACAATCAGCGAGTTGGCTGGCGAGCTGGGTCTTCCACAACATATCCTGCGCTATTGGGAAACGCGCTTTCCGCAGCTCCGTCCCCTGCAACGGGCGGGCAACCGGCGTTACTACCGCCCGGCCGATGTGGCGCTCGTCCGCCGGATCGACCAGCTTCTGAATGTCGAAGGCTTCACCGTGCGCGGCGCGCAGAAGGCGCTGGCGGACGGCAACGGGGTCATGCCGCCCCGGGCGGAGGAGCGCCGGCCCGAAACCGATCTCGTCAAGCGGCTGGAGTCGATCCGCGTCACGCTGGCGCGGGCGCTGGGCGAATAGCCTTACAGGATGCGGGCATGGATCAGGTCGCGGAACGGCCTGTTCCCGACCATGAAGACGGTTTCGCCGATTTCCGCAAATCCGTGCCGCGCATAGAAACGCCGGGCTTTCTCGTTCGCCGGATAAACCGCCAGCAGCAGGCGCCGCGCCCCCCGCGCCCGCGCTTCGCCCATTGCCCGTTCCATCAGCGCGTCGCCATTCCCCTTTCCCTGCCAGTCCCCCAGCAGGTAAAAGCGCTTGAGTTCGATGTCCCCGGGCCGCCGTTCGACGGGCAGGTCCGGCGGCGTCAGCATCGCATAACCCACCGGCGCGCCCAGCGGCGTCTCGCCGATCAGGATTCCTTGGGCCGGATCGGCCAGCGCCGCCCGGTAGAATGCTTCGCCATGCGCGCTCCGGATGTGGTCGATCAGCGCTTCGCCCGGATGGTCATGCGCAAAGCTCGCGAGGAAGGTCGCCCCGCCCAGTATCGACAGGGCAGGGGCATCGCCCGGTTCCGCCTTGCGCCAATGGACCGGCGTCATCCCACGGGTCCTAGCGCGCGCCCGGTCCCAAGGCGGGGTCGAGATCGCGCGGGCGGGTGAAGCTCACCAGCGTCGCGATACTCTCCCGCGCGTCGGCCCAGCGGTCGATCGGCAGGTCCAGCACCGCAAGGCTGGCGGTCGGGAATTTCACTTCCACATCGTCGCGAACGGGGCAGGCGCCGTCATCGGGAACGAGTTCCAGGATCAGTTCCTCGAATCCCGGATTATGTCCCGACATCAGCGCGGTGCCGGCATCGTCGGGCAGGTCGCGCACCACGTCCAGCAGGGTCGCCGCCGACGCCAGATAGATGCGCCGGTCCCAATGCGCATCCAGCGTCTCTCCATAGCCCGCAAAGAAGGTTTCCAGCGTCTGCACGACCCGCACGGCGGGGGAAGCCACCAGATGATCGAACCGCATCTTCTGCGCCTGCGCGAACCGGCCCATCAGCATGGCCGCCTTTTCCCCCCGTCGGTTGAGCGGCCGGTCGAAGTCGCGGGCGACCGGATCGTCCCAGTCGGACTTGGCGTGCCGCAGCAGGGTCAGGCGCTTCATTCTCTCTCCGGGGCGGGCGGATCATGGATGATTCCCTGCCCACCTAGCTGCATGCCGCCGCCAACGCCATCGCTATATTGCGCGCCGGCGCTGACCGCGATGATCGCTTCGTCCAGCGTCAGGCGGCGGATCGGCGTGCCGGGCGGAAAGGCGGAGAGCAGGCGGCTGGGCATCGCGGCGGACAGGATGACGAAGCTGCCCTTGTCTCCCGCCCGCCGGATCAGCCGCCCGAAGGCCTGCGCCATGCGCGCGCGAATCAGCCGGTCGTCATAGGCGCCGCCGCCCTCGGCCAGCTTGCGCGCCGCGTGCAGCACGGTGGGCTTGGACCATGGCACGCCCTCCATCACCACCAGCCGCAGCGAATGGCCGGGCACGTCCACGCCGTCCCTCAGCGCGTCGGTGCCCAGCAGCGAGGCGCGCGGATCGTCGCGGAAGATATCGACCAGCGTGCCCGTATCCATCGGATCGACATGCTGCGCGTAGAGCGGCAGCCCCGCCCGCGCCAGCCGGTCGGCGATCCGCGCATGGACCGCGCGCAGCCGCCGGATCGCGGTGAACAGCCCCAGCGTCCCGCCGCCCGCCGCTTCGATCAGCCGCGCATAGGCGCCCGACAATCCGGCAATGTCGCCCCGCTTGATGTCGGTGACGATCAGCACTTCGGACCGCGCCGCATAGTCGAAGGGGCTGGACGCCTCGAACCGCTCCGCCCCGCGCGGCAGATGCGCCGCGCCGCAGCGCCGCTCCGCATTGTCCCAGTCGCCGCCGCCCTTCAGCGTGGCGGAAGTGACGATCACGCCCTGCGCCGGTTTCAACACTGTCTCCGCCAACGGCCGGGTCGGATCGAGCCAATGGCGATGGATGCCGATGTCGAACTCGCGTCCCTCGATCCGGTCCACCGCCAGCCAGTCCACGAAGTCCGCGTCCGCCGGTCCTCCGATTCGCGCCAGCAGCGCCAGCCAGGCCGACACCAGATCGCACCGCCAGCCCAGCGAGGCGATGGCGCCTTCGACCCGCGCGCGCGCCGCGCCGTCCAGCCAGTCGGGCGCGTCCTCGATCACCGCCTCCAGCCGCTTGGCCAGCCGGGTCAAAGGCCGCAGCAGCGCGTCGAGCGCCCGTGCCGCCTCCTGCGCCGCTTCCACCAGCGCGCCGTCCGGTTCGGCCAGTTCCGTCTCCAGCCCGTATCCGGCGTCGGCCTCGCCATTCTCGCCCGCGCGGGTGTAGACCGTCGCCCTCACCGCCGCGAGCAGCGCCTCTACCGGCCCGAACGGCTCGCCCGCCACGATCCGTTTCAGCCACTCGTCGGCGGGCAGGGCGCGGGCCGCGTCCGCCGCCATGCGGATCGCCTCGCCGCCCGCCTCGTCATAGCTCGCCACGTCGGAAAGGCGCGCCGCCAGACCCCGCCGCCGCCCGCGCGAACCGCTTTCCGGTCCCATGATCCATCGGCGCAATTCGATGGCTTCCTGCCCCGACAACGCCACCGAAAAAGTGGAATCCGCCGCGTCGAACAGATGATGGCCTTCATCGAAGATGATGCGTTGCGGCTGCTGCCCGCTTTCCCGCCCGCGCGCGGCGTTGATCATCACCAGCGCATGATTGGCGATCACGATGTCCGCCTCCGCCGAGGCGCGCACCGCCCGCTCGATGAAGCACTTCCGGTAATGCGGACAGCCCGCATAGATGCACTCGCCCCGCCGGTCCGTGAGCGCCGTGGAGCCGTTGCGCCGGAACAGCGTCGGCAGCCATCCGGGCAGGTCGCCGCCGATCATGTCGCCATCCTTGGTGAAGGCCGCCCAGCGCGCCACCAACTGCGCCAATATCGCCGCCCGCCCGGAAAAGCCGCCCTGCAAGGCATCCTCAAGGTTCAGCAGGCAGAGATAATTTTCCCGTCCCTTGCGCACCACCACGCGCTTGGCCGCCGTCGCGGGATCGGGGAAGAGGCGTGGGCTTTCCCGGTCCAGTTGCCGTTGCAGCGCCTTGGTATAGGTCGACACCCACACGGTTCCCTGCGCCTGCGCGGCCCAGAGCGAGGCGGGCGCCAGATAGCCCAGCGTCTTGCCGATGCCCGTCCCCGCCTCGGCCAGCAGCATATGGGGCTGGTCGCGATGGGCGCGCGGGCCGAAGGCGGCGAGGGCGGCCGTGGCATAGGCGCGCTGGCCGGGGCGCGGTTCGGCGTCCGGGCCGGTCAGCCCCTCCAGCCGCTCCAGCACCTCATCCTCCGCCAGCGCGATCACGCGCGCGGGCGGACGGGGCGGCGTTTCCTCCCATTCGGGCAGTTTGGAAAAGAGCCAGCGCTCCGCTTCCCTGGGCCGCGCGATCCGGGGCGCGACCAGCGCCGCCCAGGGCCAGCGCAGCCGGTGCAGCGCCTGCGCCGCCGTCCACGCGCCTTCGCGTTCCTCCCATGCGGGCGATTCGATCCGGTCCAGCAATCGCGCCGCCGCCATCTGCAACAGCGCGGGGATATCCGCCTCGCCGGCGATGGGCGGCAGGTCCAGCGCCTCGGCCAGCCCCTTGGGCGTGGGCACCAGGAAATGCGCGGGATAGACGAAGGCCCACAGTTCCAGCAGGTCGAGGCCGTTGAGGTCGGGATAGCCCAGCCTCTGTCCGGTCAGCGGCGCGTTCAGGATCAGCGTCGGCGTCTCGGCGGCGCGGCTGA
This genomic window from Sphingobium cloacae contains:
- a CDS encoding GNAT family N-acetyltransferase, which gives rise to MTPVHWRKAEPGDAPALSILGGATFLASFAHDHPGEALIDHIRSAHGEAFYRAALADPAQGILIGETPLGAPVGYAMLTPPDLPVERRPGDIELKRFYLLGDWQGKGNGDALMERAMGEARARGARRLLLAVYPANEKARRFYARHGFAEIGETVFMVGNRPFRDLIHARIL
- a CDS encoding ATP-dependent DNA helicase, coding for MIDPSALPALHASHGGIWHREGGRTQGVAKGQAISRAAETPTLILNAPLTGQRLGYPDLNGLDLLELWAFVYPAHFLVPTPKGLAEALDLPPIAGEADIPALLQMAAARLLDRIESPAWEEREGAWTAAQALHRLRWPWAALVAPRIARPREAERWLFSKLPEWEETPPRPPARVIALAEDEVLERLEGLTGPDAEPRPGQRAYATAALAAFGPRAHRDQPHMLLAEAGTGIGKTLGYLAPASLWAAQAQGTVWVSTYTKALQRQLDRESPRLFPDPATAAKRVVVRKGRENYLCLLNLEDALQGGFSGRAAILAQLVARWAAFTKDGDMIGGDLPGWLPTLFRRNGSTALTDRRGECIYAGCPHYRKCFIERAVRASAEADIVIANHALVMINAARGRESGQQPQRIIFDEGHHLFDAADSTFSVALSGQEAIELRRWIMGPESGSRGRRRGLAARLSDVASYDEAGGEAIRMAADAARALPADEWLKRIVAGEPFGPVEALLAAVRATVYTRAGENGEADAGYGLETELAEPDGALVEAAQEAARALDALLRPLTRLAKRLEAVIEDAPDWLDGAARARVEGAIASLGWRCDLVSAWLALLARIGGPADADFVDWLAVDRIEGREFDIGIHRHWLDPTRPLAETVLKPAQGVIVTSATLKGGGDWDNAERRCGAAHLPRGAERFEASSPFDYAARSEVLIVTDIKRGDIAGLSGAYARLIEAAGGGTLGLFTAIRRLRAVHARIADRLARAGLPLYAQHVDPMDTGTLVDIFRDDPRASLLGTDALRDGVDVPGHSLRLVVMEGVPWSKPTVLHAARKLAEGGGAYDDRLIRARMAQAFGRLIRRAGDKGSFVILSAAMPSRLLSAFPPGTPIRRLTLDEAIIAVSAGAQYSDGVGGGMQLGGQGIIHDPPAPERE
- the plsX gene encoding phosphate acyltransferase PlsX → MGGDEGVRVMMAGVALARRRHDGLRFLLFGDETRIKAALDHHPNLRAASEVVHSDSVVDGSEKPSTAIRKKGSSMSMAIAAVKSGDAGAAVSAGNTGALMAMAKLALRTMPGIDRPALAAMLPTLGDNDVVMLDLGANTECDARNLVQFAVMGAAYARIACDLERPRVRLLNIGTEELKGTDEIRDAAAILRAADALPLSFEGFTEGDKIGRGDVDVIACDGFSGNVALKTAEGTARFVTDLLRKAFTSSLRSKIGFLISKPAMHLLKHHLDPNNHNGAVFLGLNGVVVKSHGSANDKGVANAVHVAARLLEEDITRRIAADMAGVAALFNVASKQELPVK
- a CDS encoding beta-ketoacyl-ACP synthase III, with the translated sequence MIRRSILLGTGSALPARKVTNAELAQTVDTSDEWIVERTGIRARYIAGEGETTVSLATDAARAALDAAGLAPRDIDLVILATATPDQTFPASATLVQAALGIDDCVAFDVAAVCSGFLYALTVADSMIRSGAARRALVIGSETFSRILDWEDRTTCVLFGDGAGAVVLGAEESESGARGILASKLHADGRHNQLLYVDGGPSTTQTVGKLRMRGQEVFRHAVVNLASVLTEVLALADLTPADIDWLVPHQANARILDATARKLKLSPDKVIMTVDRHANTSAASVPLALDLAMRDGRIGAGDLLVLEAMGGGFTWGACALRL
- a CDS encoding MAPEG family protein, with protein sequence MLLPITLTLAAACALINLWLASRCVRIRMADKAALHGDGGNALLARRMRAHANFIEYTPMVLILSALIEMALGASLWLWIGALAYVLARLCHGLGMDAEGGSPLRAIGALLTWFILTALACAALYAAYQGTRGWPVPPAMAAL
- the rpmF gene encoding 50S ribosomal protein L32, which encodes MAVPKRKTSPSRRGMRRSHDSLRVEAFQECSNCGELKRPHNLCDACGHYNGREIVAVGA
- a CDS encoding MerR family transcriptional regulator gives rise to the protein MEKAEGAFLTISELAGELGLPQHILRYWETRFPQLRPLQRAGNRRYYRPADVALVRRIDQLLNVEGFTVRGAQKALADGNGVMPPRAEERRPETDLVKRLESIRVTLARALGE
- a CDS encoding SixA phosphatase family protein, encoding MKRLTLLRHAKSDWDDPVARDFDRPLNRRGEKAAMLMGRFAQAQKMRFDHLVASPAVRVVQTLETFFAGYGETLDAHWDRRIYLASAATLLDVVRDLPDDAGTALMSGHNPGFEELILELVPDDGACPVRDDVEVKFPTASLAVLDLPIDRWADARESIATLVSFTRPRDLDPALGPGAR
- the ihfA gene encoding integration host factor subunit alpha; its protein translation is MGLSRAEAAALVESILEHMASALERGENVKISSFGTFVLRDKNQRMGRNPKTGVEVPIEPRRVLTFRASQAMRDRVANAGAA